In one Butyrivibrio proteoclasticus B316 genomic region, the following are encoded:
- a CDS encoding IS110 family RNA-guided transposase — protein sequence MNNITVYVGMDVHKESFTLCDYLIETEKASHTRRTHADYKEVLKYLEFLRTIYGNDTNFICGYEAGCLGYTLYHQLTNHNVNCVILAPTTMLEPRSGKRIKTDKRDAELIGKCLAQHNYSPVHVPTSTDEETKEFLRMRDDHKLALKKVKQQILSFCLRHDYRYEGKSHWTEAHVNWLKSLKPEALYKEILDEYLLTYINLRDKLERLDKRIEELALKDEYREPVKKLCCFIGVQTHTALSVLVEVGDFKRFASANQFAAYLGLVPGEESSGDEKSRLGITKAGNRHVRQLLIESSQSYSKGQIGHKSKALKSRQIGNSPQVIAYADKANERLRRKFYKMVLGKSKKHNVAKTAIARELACFMWGMITDNIA from the coding sequence ATGAATAATATCACAGTTTACGTAGGAATGGATGTACATAAGGAAAGTTTTACTCTCTGCGATTATTTAATCGAAACAGAGAAGGCGTCTCATACAAGGCGCACCCACGCTGATTACAAGGAAGTCCTAAAATATCTGGAATTCCTTAGAACCATCTACGGAAATGATACAAACTTTATATGCGGTTATGAAGCCGGATGTCTCGGCTATACTTTATATCATCAGTTAACTAATCATAACGTTAACTGTGTGATACTTGCACCAACCACTATGCTTGAACCGCGTAGTGGCAAAAGAATTAAAACTGATAAACGTGATGCTGAATTGATTGGCAAATGTCTGGCTCAGCACAATTACAGTCCTGTTCATGTTCCTACTTCTACAGATGAAGAAACAAAAGAGTTTCTCCGTATGAGAGATGATCATAAGCTTGCACTCAAGAAAGTGAAGCAACAAATACTTTCGTTTTGTCTTCGCCACGACTATCGCTATGAAGGAAAAAGTCACTGGACAGAAGCTCATGTGAACTGGTTAAAATCATTAAAGCCTGAGGCACTGTATAAAGAAATACTCGATGAATATCTGCTGACCTACATAAACTTGAGAGATAAGCTTGAACGTTTAGACAAGCGAATAGAAGAACTTGCTTTAAAAGATGAATACAGAGAGCCTGTTAAAAAACTCTGCTGTTTCATCGGGGTTCAAACTCACACAGCACTATCTGTATTGGTTGAAGTAGGTGATTTCAAACGTTTTGCATCAGCCAATCAGTTTGCTGCATATCTTGGACTTGTGCCTGGTGAAGAATCCAGTGGTGATGAAAAGTCAAGGCTTGGAATCACAAAAGCCGGAAATCGTCATGTTAGACAGCTTCTTATAGAATCATCCCAGTCATACAGCAAAGGACAAATCGGACATAAATCAAAAGCACTTAAATCCCGTCAGATTGGCAACTCACCTCAAGTCATTGCATATGCTGATAAAGCTAATGAAAGGCTAAGACGCAAGTTTTACAAAATGGTTCTTGGTAAAAGCAAGAAACACAATGTGGCTAAAACTGCAATAGCAAGAGAACTTGCCTGCTTCATGTGGGGCATGATAACCGATAATATAGCATGA
- a CDS encoding DUF5688 family protein has product MSRIIKEGYTSEDRKELEFIKETNLKYFKNQEELLGGDIILLEKQGDSSVRQEIDYLIESFNDGGWEYVESIFDKNIELCGYSDVIRDEISDFDIMKDNIIVRVLNYELHKNELEDRVYRKIGDFVLSVNGLIFSNSKITSFFKISADFLKAWGITEDEVIEIGLENTRRLFPPRVYGVEYALKIKTITQGDGDYMNNSQNIRLGNLGEDTFVAYGTQNGATSFFYPGVKEKIAEMLGGEDYYVVFTSTEDFHVHKCSQNDAASLEKRLIDMNKYFPLGEMLTEKIYKYSVDTGELTEV; this is encoded by the coding sequence TTGTCTAGAATTATAAAAGAAGGATATACATCTGAGGACCGAAAAGAGTTGGAATTTATTAAAGAAACAAATTTAAAATACTTTAAAAATCAAGAGGAGTTATTAGGTGGGGACATAATACTCCTTGAAAAACAAGGTGATTCATCTGTGAGGCAGGAGATAGATTATCTGATCGAATCCTTTAATGATGGGGGATGGGAATATGTGGAATCGATCTTTGATAAAAATATAGAGCTATGCGGGTATTCAGATGTAATTAGGGACGAAATTTCTGATTTTGATATCATGAAAGATAATATAATAGTAAGAGTATTAAATTATGAGCTGCACAAAAATGAATTGGAGGACAGAGTATACAGAAAAATAGGTGATTTTGTGCTTTCTGTGAATGGCCTGATATTTTCAAACAGCAAAATAACAAGCTTCTTTAAAATCTCAGCAGATTTTTTAAAGGCTTGGGGTATTACCGAAGACGAAGTGATTGAAATTGGGTTAGAAAATACAAGAAGATTATTTCCGCCAAGGGTTTACGGCGTTGAATATGCTCTAAAGATAAAGACTATAACACAAGGTGATGGAGACTATATGAATAATAGTCAAAATATCAGGCTTGGAAACTTAGGCGAAGACACATTTGTTGCCTATGGAACTCAGAATGGTGCAACTAGTTTCTTTTACCCTGGAGTAAAAGAGAAGATTGCCGAAATGCTAGGCGGAGAGGATTATTATGTAGTATTTACTTCAACTGAAGATTTTCATGTACATAAATGCTCACAAAATGATGCTGCGAGCTTAGAAAAACGTCTTATTGATATGAATAAATACTTTCCATTGGGTGAAATGCTGACTGAGAAAATATATAAGTATAGCGTAGATACTGGAGAGCTTACTGAAGTGTAG